The DNA region TTTATTTATTCCCTAGTATGCACCaggaacaacaaaacaaaatctcttaTCTTCATGAAACTTACATTCTAATAGAATCCAAAAGCAAGAATAGCAGCTGATGTTACAGGATCAACAGAAGACAATACTAATTGTCTTTCAAATTATCCTGTGAGGTGGGCCTGTAATACTTTTAAATGCCTGCCTATATCTGAAGCTTTGACTCAGAGAAAATTGAGTTGTAAGTTGAATTGTGTTGGTATTGATAGGATCTAGGTGAAAATAGATCCAGAGAACTCATGCGTAAATGATTGATTTTTTAGAGTAATGAAAGCAGCATATCAAAAGTGGGCACTTTTTCCTCCCCTAGTATAATCAGTTTCCATAGTGATTGTTTCTGGTCAATTGGCTGTGAGAAAGATTGAATAAAGACCAGAAGATTTAAgtcaaaatatttagaaaagtaaCTATCCTGCTTATATACCATATTCCATTTAAAAACCCTCTTTGTAGCCAGGATTTCTTTTCCAGTAACAAATTAAGAAATCtatgtattaaaatattgaatcaccttgttgtacacctgaagctaatataatattatgttagtttttcaactaaaaaaaaagttgaacagCTAAGCTTTCTAAGGAATCTGTATTTCTTTACACAGGGTCTCAAAGTAGTGGTAAACCTTAGCTCAGAATTTGGCTATGTGTTCAATTCAGAAGCCTGCCATCAGTGATGCTTCATCAGTATGCTCCACTAAGTGCCAGTGGCAGGCTTAAAtagacaaaaaagaagaaagagagtcaAGGGGGAAAAGTAGATAGAATGAAGTGCTAGAACCTACCTATCTGCTACATATTGCCTCTCCTTGGTTTCTAATCTGTAACTACTTCTGAAAATGGAAGTAGATGGAAGTAGAAAAATACTTGCTGGTTTTGCTTTGGAAATTTAATTGGTAAACCTAAAATATCAGTTGTACttaaatttctgaaaagaaaaaaaattaagtcctgTCTTGAGAAATATGTTTATATGTTAACTTGGTAAATTCAAGTTTTCTAAGACATTAATTTAGAAAAGTGAATCTGTTTGATCAGTTGATGGCATCTTCTAATGAGAAGCTTGAGTTTTGTTGAGGAGAGAAATGTTCAAGCAATCCTATAACCCCCCCAAAGTTTGACTTTGTAATTTCCCGGCAGTCAGATACTAAGAGGAAAATATAACAGTTGTAACTGAGTAGCTTTAGCCTCCTGGAGATTTCCAGCTGCATGGTCATGTTAAGCAGTGTAATTGAGGGCCTTTTGAAGAGTGCTGGGGGGTATAACTTGATAACTGAGTGCTCAAGCTTGTTGATATTTAACTCGTAGTCTCAGGCTACTACCAGGAGTCCTCAAGGTTCTGCTACTTAAAAAGAGGGAGGACACACTTTGGGCACATTTGTATCTCATGCTACTATCAGAGCatcaaaaaattaatgttttgatTCATGACTAAGGTGTCAACACACAGTAGAATGATAATAGTTGATTTCAgtgattttcaactttttttttttttggtgtgtgtgcagcaatgaaaacTACTGGATGTAGCTTAGATAAGGTAAATATGCTTCCTAATGCTCTGATCACTCCGCTCATATCAAGCACTATGATTAAAAGTGAAGACATTACTCCAATGGAAGTAACAGCAGAGAAAAGATCGCCTTCTATTTTTAAGGTGAGCTACATTGACTAGTGCCCTGTCACATGTTAACctcaaatataaaaatagttatattttgagtagtttgatttcttttccctgataatgctttttactttttctatttcttttatagcTGTTTCTCTTTGGATGCACTTAATGAATTTTGCTTTGTAGAATAAATGATGTTATACTCAAATAAAATAGCCTACAGCGAACTTCCAATATACATTTTTGGCAAGAAAGGAATTAATGCATTAGCTGGACCTTTGTGATGTTTGGTATAATGAAAGTACAAGCTTAACATTTTCAAAACTAgagacattttatttcctttttcttctttcctttttcccttatttctttttccctttttccaagaaagattctctttccttttccatttttctcttatttcccccTCCCAATAATGTTATAAGTGATGCACAAATGGAGATAtttcacatgtaaatccatggctgattcatgtcaatatatggcaaaaaccactacaatattgtaaagtaattagcctccaactaataaaaataattgggggaaaaaaataaaaataaaataaagtagaaaagaactcaaattattattactttcagaaaaggcaaaaattaTAGACTAGTGTAATGTTCCATAtgtaatttttagaatttatatatTGTGGGTCAGCCTCATAAAAATTCTGGAATTgtgagatgaatttttaaaatgtgaatgacTTACACTGAGTTAAAAATGTACTATTATCAAATGGAATACTGATTGGATTGCAAAATTAAGaactaatgaaatttaaaaactagtATAAATTTGTGgaaacagcttaaaaaaaaagatattttaaaatttgctagtAATTCATGAACCATAGAATTAATGCGTACTTAACTGTCCTAAGCATATCAATAGCTGATTATTCTTCTATGTCTACTTCTATTGTTTGACTGTCTTTGCTTACATGCTTCTTTAAAAATCCTGATGACAGTAAGACATAATGTTATCACTGGTAATCATAGTCTTACACTTGCTTTCCAAATAGTAATATAGACTGGGAAATTGGTCCTGCAtatgtttttataataataatttttgaagAATCATATGAGCtcatttatacacatacatattatttggcttttattttttagactaCGAAGACAGTTGGATCAACTCAACAAACATTAGAGAATATCTCTCACATAGCAGGAAATGGGTCTTTTTCATCATCATCTTCCCACTTAacttctgaaaatgaaaagcaacaaCAGATTCAGCCCAAGGCATACAACCCAGAGACCCTGACAACTATCCAAACGCAGGACATTTCACAGCCTGGTACTTTTCCAGCGGTTTCTGCGTCTAGTCAGCTGCCCAGCAGTGAGGCACTGCTACAGCAGGCTACACAGTTTCAAACAAGAGAAACTCAGTCTAGAGAGGTGTTACAGTCAGATGGTACAGTGGTTAACTTGTCACACCTGACTGAGACAtcgcagcaacagcagcagtctCCACTGCAAGAACAAGCACAGACTTTACAGCAGCAGATTTCATCGAATATTTTCCCACCACCAAATAGTGTGAGTCAGCAACTACAAAATACGATACAACACTTGCAGGCAGGGAGTTTTACAGGCAGTACTGCCAGTGGCAGCAATGGAAATGTTGACTTGGTCCAACAAGTTTTAGAGGCACAACAACAGCtatcttcagttttattttctgctcCAGATGGTAATGAGAATGTTCAAGAACAGCTTAGTGCAGACATTTTTCAACAAGTCAGTCAAATTCAAAATAGCGTAAGCCCTGGAATGTTTTCCTCAACAGAACCAGCAGTCCATACCAGACCAGATAATTTAATAGCTGGAAGAGCTGAAAGTGTTCACCCACAGAATGAAAACACATTGTCTAATCAgcaacagcaacagcagcaacagcaagtGATGGAATCCTCAGCTGCAATGGTGATAGAGATGCAACAGAGTATCTGCCAGGCAGCTGCCCAGATTCAGTCAGAGCTGTTTCCTTCATCTGCTTCAGCAAATGGAAACCTTCAGCAGTCTCCAGTTTACCAGCAGACTTCTCATATGATGAGCGCGTTATCAGCCAATGAGGACATGCAAATGCAATGTGAATTGTTTTCTTCTCCTCCGGCAGTTTCTGGAAATGAAACTACTACAACTACCACACAGCAGGTTGCAACTTCTGGCACTACCCTGTTTCAGACATCAAATtcaggagatggagaagaaacTGGAGCACAAGCAAAACAGATTCAGAACAGTGTCTTTCAGACCATGGTCCAAATGCAACATAGTGGGGACACTCAGCCTCAAGTTGGCCTTTTTTCATCTACAAAAAGTATGATAAGTGTTCAAAATAGTGGTACCCAGCAGCAAGGCAATGGTTTATTCCAGCAAGGTAATGAGATGATGTCACTTCAATCAGGGAATTTTTTGCAGCAGTCTTCTCATTCACAGGCTCAGCTTTTTCATCCTCAGAATCCTATTGCTGATGCTCAGAACCTTTCCCAGGAAACTCAAGGTTCTATTTTTCACAGTCCAAGTCCTATTGTCCACAGTCAGACTTCTACAGCCTCCTCTGAACAAATGCAGCCTCCAATGTTTCACTCTCAGAATACCATGGCTGTGCTGCAGGGCTCTTCTGTTCCCCAAGACCAACAGTCAGCCAACATATTTCTTTCCCAAAGTCCAATGAATAATCTTCAAACCAACACAGTGGCCCAAGAAgaacagatttcattttttgcAGCTCAGAATTCAATTTCTCCACTTCAGTCAACATCAAACACTGAGCAGCAAGCTGCTTTCCAGCAGCAGGCTCCAATATCACACATTCAGACCCCTATGCTTTCCCAGGAACAGGCACAACCCTCCCAGCAAGGTCTGTTTCAGCCTCAGGTTTCCCTGGGCTCCCTTCCTCCTAACCCAATGCCTCAAAACCAACAAGGAACAATCTTTCAGTCACAGCACTCAATGGTTGCCATCCAGAGTAACTCTCCAtcccaggagcagcagcagcagcagcagcagcaacagcagagcATTTTATTCAGCAACCAGAACGCCATGGCACCAATGGCGTCTCAAAAGCAGCCACCACCAAACATGATATTCAATCCAAGTCAAAATCCAGTGGCTAATCAGGAGCAGCAGAACCAATCAATTTTCCATCAGCAAAATAATATGGCACCAATGAATCAAGAGCAACAGCCCATGCAGTTTCAGAACCAGACCACAGTTTCCTCACTTCAGAACCCAGGCCCTGCCCAATCCGAATCATCACAGACCTCCTTGTTCCATAGCTCGCCTCAGATTCAGTTGGTCCAAGGATCACCCAGTTCTCAAGAGCAGCAAGTAACACTCTTCCTCTCTCCAGCATCCATGTCTGCATTGCAGACCGGTATAAACCAACAAGACATGCAACAGTCTCCCCTTTATTCCCCTCAGAACAACATGCCTGGAATCCAGGGAGCCACATCTTCACCTCAACCACAGGCTACTTTATTTCACAACACTACAGGAGGTACAATGAACCAGCTACAGAATTCTCCTGGCTCTTCTCAACAGACATCTGGAATGTTCTTATTTGGCATTCAAAATAGTAAGAAACTCTTTCTAATTTCCCATTTCTTAAATGTTATTGGTTGAAATGGTCACATTATTGTTACCAGAAGGAAGCACAACATAGTGGTTTTAAGAGCATAGATTGTGGTTGGACAGAAttgagttcaagtcccagctgTACCACTTATAGACTGAGACCTTGGACAGGTTATTTGACATGCATGAGCCTCAATTTCCACATCTAAAATGGTAATACTACATACTTGACAAGGATATTGAGAGGATTAAAGGTGGTGATATATATAAATGGTTGTGTCTGCCATTTTGAGATATAACCTAGAAAGGAAGATGAAGTACAAATGACAGAAAATTTTTCAGCCAGTTAAAGCAAGTAGTTTCCAAGGAGGTAGAAACTCATGTTTCTTTAATGTTTATGTACCAAGGAAATTATATAGGACTTACATTGATAACTAAACAATGTTGTATTTTTATACTGCTTAGAGAAAACCAAGGATGAATTCTACTACTGTCTGATGAAAACGTTTTTGGAGGCTGTCAGGTTCCTCACTTTTAAGTCTCTACTGAGTGAACAAAATAATGCATTTATATACCTCAGCCACTAGTAAATACCTTCTTATGAATCTTAACAGAAAATAACTAATCAGGTAGCTTCTCTGTTTTCAATGTCTCTGCAGACTGTAGTCAGCTTTTAACTTCTGGACCAGGTACATTGCCAGATCAGTTGATGGCCATAAGTCCACCAGGCCAGCCACAAAACGAGGGCCAACCACCTGTGACAACACTTCTTTCTCAGCAAATGCCAGAGAATTCTCCAATGGCATCCTCTATAAACACCAACCAGAACATTGAAAAGATTGATTTGCTTGTTTCATTGCAAAACCAAGGGAACAACTTAACTGGCTCCTTTTAACTGGATATGTAAGTAATGCATTTTGGCTTCTTTCTTATTGAGAAGcatcaataaattttattattcttagCATATTTGGGTTAAGTAATAACACTGTTTAGActctgatcttttaaaatatggttttctcaaaaaaaagaaaaatatggctTTCTTACAAAATGGTACCTTTTTTACCCTGAATTGATTGCTCTGAATGATAACTTATAGTCATATTGTTAATACTGGGCATTCCTTCTGGCTCTTAAGTTTCTTTGCCCTTGAAATGATGGAACATCTGATGAATGATAATTACATCTCATATTTCACTTCCTTAAGAAGTAAACcttgaatctgaaaaaatatgacaGTATAAGTGTGGTAAAGTATCATTTATAGTACTGTAATATACTTTGGGATCATTCAGGGCAACAGGAACTTTGTAAATGCTTTCCCTCCCTAGTGAGTTATATTAAACGTCTTCTTTTTTAGAAATTCCATGAAGAAAATCCTGATTTCAAGATGTCCTGAGATCTTGTGATTCCATGAGGATTATCGAACtgtcactttaaaaagaaaacaaaatatgaaaaactgtGATTGAGTAAATGGATAGATTTTACTCTGGCTGCAAAAGAGCACACCTTGGCTACCTATTGCAGTGATTAACCACCATTGTTAAcatctttatattttatgttcCTAATAACAGTGATGACTGAGAATCTATTTGTTTCCAGCTGACAGAATTAATTATTACTATTTTCGTAGGCACTCTTTCTTTAAAAGTACAGTTTAAATTGACAAGCTGGATCACTCAGTTATTATTGCTATTAGAAAATAATTCATGTTTCATGTTTACttttgttcatttgtgttttctgcattgtttAGTCAATGAAAAAGAGTTCAAATAATAACTAAGGCTGTGATTTTTCAGTATAAAAAGCACAGCTATTGGCTATAGTGAAGGAatcttttctcagtttttatGGAGAAACCAAAGGGATAACATTCTGACAAGTAGGCTGTATTAAGAGGTCTGCACGGATAAGAGGCCTCTATTTATCACAGACAACACACTTACAACCAGGGAACAGCTGGAAtgctattgattttatttttcagagagtCATTAATTCTCTGTTTCTGTTAAGGGTTTTAGCCATAACTGtgcatagaaaaagaaatatcttgctttattaaaaaaatgaagaggatgaTGTATGGTAAATTATGTTCTGATAGCCTCCTATATTAGTTAAAGCTGACAATAATTTGAGTCTGTTTTCTTCTTATCCCAGTCTTGGACTGGTATTCCCTTTTTATGTTCATCTATGTTATTCTTCCCCTCTTCACTTTATTTTAGACAGTTAGTAATATGCTACtagctttgtgaccctgtagtAACTTAAATGAAAAGACCATGTTGATCTAGGGTAACCCAGCAACTCCTGCAGCACAGGCAGGGGGGTACCCTTTCAGGAATGAGGGGAACTGACTCCTGAGAGATAAGAAACAATGCATTTTTTCCCCGTGAACGGTGCTGTTCTGAAGTCTTCAAATTTTTCCCTCTTATAGGAAGCAGtgtaaatgttaattaaaaaaagagagacaaactAAAATTTCTTGAACCATCACTTCTCCCTGAGCTGTAGTGAGTGTAATTCACTTGTCACCTCAGTGCTTTACAGTTTGAAGTGGTCATTTACCTGATGGTTCCTACAAGCCTTGGGCTTTACAGGGTCATATCATTGACTTAAAGTGAGGAATTCATTTGTGTTACATCTATAGAGAGCAAAATAACACACTCCAGAACTTGCAGTTGTAGTATTAGTTATACAGATTTGGGTGTTCTCACCACCCATGGGATGCCTGCTTCTCACTACAACCTGTTGTCTGGACATATGCTTACGTCTTATTCTCCTTTTGGCATGTAGAAAGCTGTTAATACAGTTTAAGGCCAAATTGTGTGTGGCTTCTATATGTAGATAAGATGTTTTGGCATTCTTGTccgtttcatttatttttttaaatgtacaaaaaaTAGCCTGTTAATTGTTAGTAGAAggctacatttctgtttttttgtttttgtcttttctatccTATACACTTAGTTGAACTTTGTGGAATTGTGGTGTTGGTTTTGTTTATACAGCCGGAATTTTCCCCCTTTTTGTGATGGTCTTCCTTGGTTCTTTGAATGTACTcttctttaatttgttttattctctttggtctcatttattcttccctccacccccaaccctttctttctctctctgattgaGAGGCATTGAATTATGTTTTCAGTAGTACAGGCTTCTTGCCGATATGAAGGGAACTTTTCAGAAAGAGACCTACTCTGGGTCATTTAATTTTGAATACAGTTTTCAATCGTTCAAGTTTTGGATGGTTTATATCTAatgtgtgtttcatttttttggaAAGCTATATTTTGTATTTAGGAAATGGTATACTATTTTGCTATTTGTACTGAGTGAGTACATTGGCATAAAtatagaaatttatatatatacatatatataaactattcTTTTTTTGCCACACATTTTTGTGGTAAATTTGTGAGTTTGTCTGATGTTCTACCACAACGTGGCGTCTGATAAAAGTGAGGGGGGGGGTTTGTTATGTCTTTGTTGAGTATTTAAGTATCTTTTGAAACAAATGACCTGTTCATCTGTGGCCATTCCATCAGGCAGTTCCTTGATGTGATTAGTGGGCTAAAGTCAGCTTACTGTGTGTTTGCGGGATCTTACACTCAGCAAAATGTTAAAGTAAGGAAACCCATCTAGGCAGTTGTGTCAAATGGTGTTTCGCAAGAATGAGCCATCCAGTCTTTGCTcactatatatttaatattttattattgttgttattgttattattaattgGCTTTCTGTATTCTATGCCTTTTATTTATAAAGACactaaaaaaaagtttgtaattttaataacattttcccCATCTTGTAATATCCAGAGCTACTTTATAAATTCTCTAAACCAAAAGCattttcctatatatatatatacatatatatatatatatatatatgtatgtatgtatgtgtgtgtgtgtatatatatatatatatatatatatatatataatctcccCACCCCATCAGGAAAAATTACCCAGTATAGTTCAGGTTATGAGAAGGACCAGCCACACAATCCAGTgcttcagttttaaaatgaataactaatTACAGAGGGTTGACTGATGTTAGAAAGCTTATCCAGTGGtataaaaataagtagaaataaaatgctgtaagtttatttctgagttttctgaatttttttcccaagagattacacaggagactcaggaacATCTATTTGTTCATCAAGTTCCACTGTTAACACTGCTCTATGGATGAAGTGGTGGCAAGAAGACTGGCTTGTGTGCTGATTTCTGTTATTTAGCAAGAAGTTTATCATTGTAAAATGCTGATTGCCAATGCCAAGTCACCAGGGaccaattttctgttttgtaatatcTCAGTTTAGAACAGAACATACACCTGAACTGTAGTGGTTTGATTGGATGGAGGCAGAAAACCcaacttttattttcataaattttgtgGTTATTTGTACAAGGGCTGTGCTAAGATACCATATTCTTAATTcagtagtgattttttttttaacattgttaaATGTTCCTTACTGCTAAAAGGTCAATGTTAAGTACAGCATTCAGAACATATTATTTGGTTACAAAAAGTATTTGTCTTCGTATTGAAGAGCTAGCTTAGTAGTCAGTGGTTGATACTTGTGCTCATAATACAGATTCAAGATTACTGTTACAAGTTACATCTATATATGGGAGAGGTTCCAAGAGCCAGCAGAGTCCTTGGAAACAAcaatttattaaatttacttaTGGCAGAAGGACTTAAATGAATTATAAACcacattttattcctttatattGTTCCATTCAATTGTTCTTGCCTTTAGGAACTCACATGAATGCTTGGAGCTTATCTGTATGtctgcatgagtgtgtgtgtgtatgtgtgtgtttgtcctTTATTCTTTATTGTCATTCCATTATATATCCACACCAACATGGGAGAAGTTGTATACAACAATTAGAAGTTCTATTTTGCTTCTTAGCTTTATCTTGTTACCTTTGTAATTAGAGTATCATGTTGTTATTTAACCAATGCAAATCTGTTTTCACCAGTCTCCCTAGAACAGATTTTTAAAGGGCTTTGTTTATCGTAGAAGCAGTATTAGTGAGggaccttccttcctttcttttttgtaatattgTTTATGCTGTAGTTGGGAATTTCATTACAGTGCATTTCTTGCCCATCAGAACCTCAGTTAATCCACCTAGGAAAAACTGTGTCAAAGGGAATGAGAAAGAGACTATATCTAAGTCCCCCTTAGAACTAAGAGAATAATTCCTTTTGACCATTTAAGCCATTATAGATGCTTATTTTGGAAAAGTATAACCTGTTTAGATGCATCAGCAATTATAGACCAGAAATTAAAtgcttaaattaaaattaatcaaagCCTCAAAATTCAACATGGTTTTATAAATACTTACTGGGAGTACttgagaattttttcatctttctggtGAGAAGTTCTgttttagtatttgttttctaGTTGATTATTTTCTAAGTAATTGATAATTATATTAAACCTGTTAGCTTCTGGCCATTCTGTTTCATGACCACAGGCTTCTTCCCTTAGCAAGACAGCTATGTTATATCTGCACGCCTTTGTTTTGTGGAGGGACTTAATAAAAGAGAgagtgtatagttcagtggctTTATTAGAAAAATGACTTGGAATATGTATACTCCAGTGAATGGGATAGTATAATCTCATAACATGTGTTAAAAAGAGGTTTTCCTGTCTGCTTATTTGTGTCACTTTAGAGCTCAATAATGAAGATAATGTTCATAATGTAGTAAATACCAGAATAATACCTAGAATATAATTTTTGACTTGTCCCAGCATTCTAATTACTTCTTTAATCCTCCTTTGTTTTTGTGTCATTCTAGCctcatttattaatataaatctatttttacTCTACTTTCTCtttcaggaaattttttaaattaatattttatatctagATTAAATGCTTATGGAAAAGTGCCTTTTTACCATGATAGTGCCcctttcttataatttttttttcattgttgccAAAAACACATAGGCAAATGACTTTAATAGTCTCggctttaattttttctttttagtaattcttttctccatttcttgatCACCATAGAAAAGTTTCAAACCTCCCTAACGCCCATTGGCAGAAGAGGAACAGAAAAGATATATAGCTAGGATTGTTTCTTTGGAAGAGGATAAGTGAAAGATCCTCTTCTAGACTTTATATAAATTAGCTAAATTTGTCTTCATCCTGACCAACCAATAGTAAGTCTTAATCTGAATGCTGTCAAAAATTTTAGTATATATGAGACTATGGCTCAAATGTGTATGGTTAACTTTCAGAAAGGAAGTGTTTGAAGCACCTGCTCTGCTTTTAATTATAAGATGGATGAAAATAAATCGATAACACATAGTTTAGGTAAAGCTTGGTAATTTCAATTTTTCTTATGATAGAGAGTCAAATAATTCATTGTTTTGTGCCTCTTGCCCATCAGAACCTTAGTAATCTGCCCATGAAAAATAGTTGCAAAAGAAATGAAGCTATATCTGAGTCCCCCAGAACTAAAATAATTCCTTGCAGCCAGATACAGTTGGATCGGGTGTCCctctggtttttttgttgttgttgttaattttgcCTATGTTCCAGCTCCTCATCATAGTGGTGGTGCCTAAAGAAAGGGCCATCAGCAGCAAACAGGTCAGGATAGTAGTGACTTAGAGATAGAGCTGCTTTCCCTATGTGAGTATTTCCGTGACTGCTGGTGACTCTAAAGACTGCAGATCTTTACGCAATATTCTCAATACCCTAATGATATTATGCACTTTAATCATtccaaagaagtaaaaaatgctGTATAGTGATGATTCCTTTTGATGAATACATTTTAACTGTTTAGAGTATTTATGTCCCTTTTTATTTTGGATAACCAACTTGGAATGTTATgggaatattttctaaaatgactGTGTAGTAGGACTTACTAAGGCTTTGAGACATAACTGACTATAAGGGGAAATGATTATACTTCAGAAAATcattttagaaacattaaaatgttCAGCTTGCTAATCTCTATGTTTGAGAGTTAATTAACCAGCTTTCTTcctatattttttgtttcatattaaTAACATAGtatatagttttctacatatatgtataaaccaatggttctcaaaatgtggtcctcaGCCCACCAGCCAATGTCTGTATCACCTGGAAACtagttaaaaatacaaaatcttgGGCCTTATTCCAGACAcagtgaatcagaaactctggagtgGGACTCAGCAGTCTCTGTTTTTAACAAGCCTTCTGTTAAAGGTCATTCTGATGCATgccaaagtttgagaaccattggtTTATAGTGTATACAGTAAAATGTATTAATAGAAAAGGCTTTTTTTCCACCCACACAGACAGTTATACATTGTTCTAAATGTAAAATCAGTTTAACCTGGTTATCCATAATCATTTACTGGTAATGATAATTTATTCTCAGTACTACctatagttatatattttatgtacatatacaaTTAGTCCAGTTATCGATAATTCAGTTAACTTAGTTTGGTGTATTCCTACCACATACTAAAAAGTTTACATTAAATGACTGATTTAAATATATAGGTGCAAtggtctatatttttattttaactatggTGACGTTTAGTAGCTAACATAATTCACGGGTGCTAAAGTCTCCTGTTTATCCATGAAATGGGTACACTGTGGGCAGTGATAACACAAGCTTCATTCTCATTGCCTCCTGCCTCACCAGCAGACGACGGTTTTGTCTTGGCTAGGCCAACTCTCAGAACAAAACTATTTGTCATTCCTTATATTTACATTTGTATCTGAGCTATTAAACAACATGGCTAGCCAGGTCAACAAAGCAccttatttgatttcttttttaaatagataactCTTTTAAAATAGCTTGCTTTATGTGAAAACTGACGCACTGGAAATATAACTACCCTTGGTTGGAACTTATGCTTCAGATGAGATGTTAAACAAGACACTGTATTATTTAGTTTAGGCATTTCTCCCTTTCCTATTATTTGCAACTAACCATAAGATAAatagctttatttattcattttaatctcCCTCTATAATTCAGTACCTCCATAATTGCTGGTGTTTACAAATCACCAATTAAtaaattcatgaaagaaaaatgcacatttcaaaataaaaatcaccactGCTGTCTTTGCTTAATAGTAGCAGTGGAAATGTAAGTGGCTTACTCTACAAACTTTGGTGCTGGAAATATATAGGCAAACTGTTGGGAGATGCTCTAGCTACATTCCTGCTTTCTTGTTCCTGTTACCATCTTTACCACCTTATTGCATATTATATTCTTATTATGTAA from Cervus elaphus chromosome 4, mCerEla1.1, whole genome shotgun sequence includes:
- the NFAT5 gene encoding nuclear factor of activated T-cells 5 isoform X1, which encodes MPSDFISLLSADLDLESPKSLYSRDSLKLHPSQNFHRAGLLEESVYDLLPKELQLPPSRETSVASMSQTSGGEAGSPPPAVVAADASSAPSSSSMGGACSSFTTSSSPTIYSTSVTDSKAMQVESCSSALGVSNRGVSEKQLTSNTVQQHPSTPKRHTVLYISPPPEDLLDNSRMSCQDEGCGLESEQSCSMWMEDSPSNFSNMSTSSYNDNTEVPRKSRKRNPKQRPGVKRRDCEESNMDIFDADSAKAPHYVLSQLTTDNKGNSKAGNGTLENQKGTGVKKSPMLCGQYPVKSEGKELKIVVQPETQHRARYLTEGSRGSVKDRTQQGFPTVKLEGHNEPVVLQVFVGNDSGRVKPHGFYQACRVTGRNTTPCKEVDIEGTTVIEVGLDPSNNMTLAVDCVGILKLRNADVEARIGIAGSKKKSTRARLVFRVNITRKDGSTLTLQTPSSPILCTQPAGVPEILKKSLHSCSVKGEEEVFLIGKNFLKGTKVIFQENVSDENSWKSEAEIDMELFHQNHLIVKVPPYHDQHITLPVAVGIYVVTNAGRSHDVQPFTYTPDPAAVALNVNVKKEISSPARPCSFEEAMKAMKTTGCSLDKVNMLPNALITPLISSTMIKSEDITPMEVTAEKRSPSIFKTTKTVGSTQQTLENISHIAGNGSFSSSSSHLTSENEKQQQIQPKAYNPETLTTIQTQDISQPGTFPAVSASSQLPSSEALLQQATQFQTRETQSREVLQSDGTVVNLSHLTETSQQQQQSPLQEQAQTLQQQISSNIFPPPNSVSQQLQNTIQHLQAGSFTGSTASGSNGNVDLVQQVLEAQQQLSSVLFSAPDGNENVQEQLSADIFQQVSQIQNSVSPGMFSSTEPAVHTRPDNLIAGRAESVHPQNENTLSNQQQQQQQQQVMESSAAMVIEMQQSICQAAAQIQSELFPSSASANGNLQQSPVYQQTSHMMSALSANEDMQMQCELFSSPPAVSGNETTTTTTQQVATSGTTLFQTSNSGDGEETGAQAKQIQNSVFQTMVQMQHSGDTQPQVGLFSSTKSMISVQNSGTQQQGNGLFQQGNEMMSLQSGNFLQQSSHSQAQLFHPQNPIADAQNLSQETQGSIFHSPSPIVHSQTSTASSEQMQPPMFHSQNTMAVLQGSSVPQDQQSANIFLSQSPMNNLQTNTVAQEEQISFFAAQNSISPLQSTSNTEQQAAFQQQAPISHIQTPMLSQEQAQPSQQGLFQPQVSLGSLPPNPMPQNQQGTIFQSQHSMVAIQSNSPSQEQQQQQQQQQQSILFSNQNAMAPMASQKQPPPNMIFNPSQNPVANQEQQNQSIFHQQNNMAPMNQEQQPMQFQNQTTVSSLQNPGPAQSESSQTSLFHSSPQIQLVQGSPSSQEQQVTLFLSPASMSALQTGINQQDMQQSPLYSPQNNMPGIQGATSSPQPQATLFHNTTGGTMNQLQNSPGSSQQTSGMFLFGIQNNCSQLLTSGPGTLPDQLMAISPPGQPQNEGQPPVTTLLSQQMPENSPMASSINTNQNIEKIDLLVSLQNQGNNLTGSF